TGATATCGCTAGCGAACTGCGTGTACCCGGACTTAAAGTTTACAGCGCGGAGAATTTTGGCGAATTCCCCGATCTCTCTGCTGTTGATTTCGATAAAGATGTTGTTTTCTCCTGGAACGGCACCACTTCGGGTGTTTGTGTGCCAGATTCTGACTGGATTCCCGACGATCGACGCGGGCTGACTATTTGCGATGCAACCTCGGCAGTCTTTTGTATGGAAATAGATTATCGCAAACTTGATGCGATCACTTGGTCTTGGCAGAAATCGCTCGGCGGTGAGGGCGCGCATGGCATGATTGCACTTTCACCCGCGGCGGTTAAGCGATTGGAAAGTTATCGACCCGTCCGTCCCGTTCCAAAAATATTCCGGCTAACCAAGAACGGGAAGCTGCTTCATCAAGTTTTTGAGGGTTACACAATCAATACTCCGTCGATGCTTGCCGTGGAAGATGCACTCGACGCATTGGCGTGGGCAGAAAGCGTCGGAGGATTGCCCGGTCTTCTAGCAAAAACCGGTGAAAATTTTTCGGTACTTAAGGCGTGGGTCGATACATCCTTAGATGTTGAGTTTCTTGCCTCTAACCCGCGAACGATCTCCCAGTCTTCAGTCTGTTTGGCGTTCCGGCACGCGGCAAACCTACCTGAAACACTTAGACGACACTTTGCACAGCGTGTGAGCGAGATCGTTGCACACGAGGAGGCTGGATACGATATTCAGAGCTATCGTGACGCGCCGCCGGGTCTACGGATATGGGCCGGCGCAACTGTAGAGCGTTCAGATCTCGAAGCATTGTTACCTTGGATCGACTGGGCCATTGCTGAAGCCCGCGCCGAGCTGAGTTTAAACGGATGAGAGAACAACCGGATATACTTATCGGATTTGCGCAGGATCTTGCAGAGATTGCTTGCAGAAGATTGCAGGCTTGTGCTGCAAATCCGGTAGATATGCGGACGAAGGGCGACTCCAGCCCGGTGACTGATCTCGATCTCGAAATTGAGCGCGCTATGCGTGAACGAATCTTGGATCGCTACCCTTGTCACGGGATACTTGGAGAGGAGTACGGAGCGGAGCGTATTGGTGCAGATATCGTTTGGGTGCTCGATCCAATCGATGGCACCGCGCATTTCATCGCCGGTGTGCCACTTTTTGGCACCTTGATTGCAATAACGCGGGGCGGTCAGCCGTGGATAGGGCTGGTTGACATTCCGATGACGGGGGACCGTTGGATCGGCATCGCTGGCGAATGGGCCACGCGCAACGGAAAGATAGCCCGTACCCGGACCTGTCGAAGTCTTTCGCGCGCCTTCATGTCTTGTTCTAATCCAGACATGCAGTCCGCTGCTGAGGCGTCCCAATTTTTACGAGTAAAGAAATCGGTAGCTTACACGCTCTACGGTGCCAGCAGCTTCGCTTTTGGAGCGTTGGCAAGTGGTCGGACCGATCTTGCAGTGGATGCCGGTCTAGGCACTCATGACATCATGGCCCCATGTGCAATCATAAGTGGGGCAGGTGGTGCAATGACGGATTGGAAGGGAGAGGCTCTTAGGTTAGGGAGTTCGGGACAGACGATTGCCGTAGGTGACCGCAACCGGCTGCTGGATATAGTAGCGTTGCTTCAGCGCGCATGATCTTAATATGGTCGTAACCAGTGTTCTGCCCCCACATTGCCGCTGCCATGATTGTCAATCGTGTGAAACGGCTCCGAACATTCAGGAGATCTAGTCTGCGTCGACGAGGCACAAAAGATGTAGTTCCATAATTAAACTTACGCGAGAAATACACTCTTAAATTGTAGCTTCGGTAACGCAACGCCTTTTGCAGGTATAGGCAGATTTTCAGACTGCCCCGCCGCCGCGATCTCCTATATGGCGTCAAACCGCTCAAGCATCTTCCTGAGCTGCAGGTTCTGCGCATGAAGCTGTTTAGCCAGAAGCCTCTTGAGCCGCTGGTTTTCTGTATCAAGTGCGGCCACTTCATCGACGGAAATCGAATCCATGGCTGTCTTCGATTGCGTGTTTTGATCCTCGTGTGCACCTACGGAAACATGCGCGGTCGCGGGGCCACGCTTGGCGCGCTTTGGAGCAGCGTCTTTTGATGTTGCTCGAGGCCGCAACGATGGCTGGCTCTCCTGCACTTGCGCAACAGCTTCGACGACCGGGCGATCGACTTCGTGCGGCTCTAGCGCGTCAACCTGTGCGCCATTGACCGACGGTATTTCTGCCCGCGCAACATCGAGATCGCCCGCGTGTTCGCTGGCAGAACCCACATTGATCACATCAGGCAGAACGTCTCCACCTGCATCATGCGTGCCGGGTGCCTCGTTCGATTTGAACAGATGCGATGTGTCATCTTCGACTTCGCGCGCCACGGCCTTGAGGTCCGTGTCTCCCCAAATCGAGTTCGTTCCGGCCTTTGGCGGTCGTCGCCCCGACTTGAATTCAACAACGAAGCTTCGTTGCGGCGTTCTCATATATTCTCAACCTTAAAGCACTAATGAAAATCCGGCGCCGATCGGCGCCGCTATATTCTGATCGTGGACCAATACAATTCCGCCCAGCGCGCTTCAACCGGCTGCCGCGCGAGGCGGCAATTTGCCCCTTGCGCCGATAACCCCGTCGCTGACTTGCTTTTCATAAGCCATCCATCGGACGCAGAGCCCGAACTTCCGGCGTCACGCAAGCGGATGGGCAACGGAGAAACTGCCCGCCCACGCAGTCCCAATCCCGGACTAATCCAGCCCAAGCCTCTTGCGCAGTTCGGCATTTTCCGCACGCAGCTTTTCCGCCAAAATCTTGCGAAGCCTCTGGTTCTCCTGTTCGAGTTGAACGAGATCCGCCAACTCATCGCCGGCCGGAGCGGGTTTCTCTTGCTCTTGATCAAGGGGCCTTAAGGTCCGTTTCCAATTGTAGTAAGTCTGCTCCGATATGCTGGCGCTTTTGATGGCGTCCTTGAGCGAGCTTGTGCCTGCCGCGACTTGGGTTTCAATCAGTTTGAGCTTCTCTGCTCGTTCCTGCTCGCTAGACCTGCTGGATTTAGCGGTCGGCACCTTTGCTGCTATAGCCTTTGCGACCGGCCGAACCGATTCAGCGGTGGTCTTCTGGCGCCGTGGCGACCGCGGCTTCTTCGCCGTTGGTGTCTTCACCTCGGGATCCGTGCCCACAACCGCAGCAACCAGTCCTGTGTTACTCTCGTCAACCATTAGTATTTTCCCCGCGCTCATCGCCTATTTTCTGTTGGGTAAACTATAGTGTCAACACAAACCGTCGGCGCCCCACTTTAACGGCGGCTTGAGCTTGGCGTGGCGTTAGCATGAAGCTTGGATTGGAACAAGATCGCCTCAATATTCACACGCTTGGATTGAATTAGTCGAAATTTTACATGAAGTAATGAATTCTGGGAGGCTTGGGATTGTGGATTCCGCTCTTAACGCATTTTTTGCTTGTGTCTCAACCATTCTGTGAATGGGTCCCTAGACCTTCTTAGGCGCTTTCAAGCCCCCGCCGGAATAGGTGCTAAGTGTGGCGCTAGATTTCACCTTCGCTGAGGCAGGCTCACGATGCGTCGAATCGCTGAAGCATCTTTTTAAGCTGAATATTCTGCAGGAGCAGCTTTTGCGCCAACTGGCTTCTCAGTTGCTTGATTTCTTCATCAAGACTGACCGCATCATCAAAGAAGGTTTTCAGGGGCGAAGGGGATTGCACACTTTGATCCTGACGTGCGGTCACGGTGCTCGCCGCATTCATATCGGCGCGGGCTTTCCTGGCGCGTGCAGGCCGCTTCGCCTGCGGTATGCGTGGAGACTTTTTGCGAGTCGCGTTTTCCCGCACCAACGCATGCACTTCAGCACTCGACAAGCGAACCTCATCACGCATCGTCGTCACGAGATCGACAGGTGGGGTGTCATCGAGGTCAGGCCTATCGACTGCTTCCGTCGAATTTAACGGAAGCGCATACGCTTGTTCGGCTTCGCTTTCGATTGCGGTGGTTTCAGCATCACGCTCAATCGAAGCCTCGCGCGCTTCCGCCGGTCGTCCCCGCGACGTCAATTGAACAAGAAATTTCCATGGTGATTTCATCGTGCTTCAACCTCGAGCAAACTGGCCTGCTGCCGGTTTCATGGACATCGAGTTAAGGTGTTCCTCCTGAAACCGGAGAGCATGAATGCAAAGACGAATATTCAGCCGCGAGTACAAGCTTGAGGCGGTGAAGCTGGTCAGGGAGCGTGGGGTTGCCGTCGCGCAGGCTGCCCGTGATCTTGATGTCCACGAGAATGTGTTGCGCAAATGGGTTCGGGAATACGGCGACGATCCCAGCCAGTCCTTTCCTGGAAAAGGGCAAATGAAGCCGGAGCAGCTTGAGATCGAGCGGCTCCGTCGTGAAGTCGCAAAGCTGAAGGCAGAGCGCGATATCCTAAAAAGGCCGCAGCCTACTTTGCCAGGGACGCGATATGAAGTTCGCGTTCGTTGCAAAGCACCGCTCGATCTGGCCGGTGGCATGGCTCTGTGAAGTGCTGGGAGTTTCTCGCTCAGGTTTCCACGCCTGGTTCAATCGTTCTCCGAGCGAACATGCACGCCATGACGAGGTCCTGCTGGAAAGGATCAAGCAGAGTTTCCAGTCCAGCGACCGCACCTATGGTGCCCGACGGGTCTGGCACGATGTGCTGGAGGAAGGGTTATCCTGCGGCCTCCATCGTATTGAGCGGCTGATGCGCTTGAATGCGCTCAGGGCAAGACCCAGGCGGCGTGGCTTGCCAAAGGATGCCGGTGACCGTGCCGTCATCATGCCTAACGTGCTGGACCGCCAGTTCGTGGCAGAGCGTCCGAACCAGAAATGGGTGGCTGACTTTACCTATATCTGGACCGCGGAAGGCTGGCTGTATGTCGCAGCCGTCATCGACCTGTTCTCACGCCGTGTCGTCGGCTGGTCGATGAATGCCAACATGACAGCCCAACTCGTCACAGATGCGCTGATCATGGCGATATGGCGTCGAGGAAAACCAGATGCTCTGCTGCATCACTCCGACCAGGGCAGCCAATATACCAGCGAGCAGTTCCAGCGCCTCATGGGAGATCATAGCATCACCTGCTCGATGAGCCGCTCTGGAAATGTCTGGGATAACGCTGCAATGGAGAGCTTCTTCTCCTCACTGAAAACGGAGAGAACGGCACGGAAGGTTTATCGCACGAGGAATGACGCCAGAGCCGATGTGTTCGATTACATCGAGCGCTTCTACAACCCGAAGCGTCGCCACTCGACACTGGGCTATCTCAGCCCCAATGACTTTGAAACAAAGGTGGGATTAGCTTAACCTCGTGTCCGATAAACCGGCAGCAGGCCAGTCATCGAATGCACCCGCATTAGCCAAAGCCGCCAAAGTGGTTTTCAGGCTCTTCGTTGGATAGGGGCGCCCCCGCTTTGGGTAAGCCTTGGCATACTCGACTGCCGCTTCGACCTGATCCCGCGTCATAGAAGGAAAATCTACAAGGACCGCATCAACGCCCTCGTCCCGCGTCAAAGCTGCTATCAAGTGTGCCGAAATAGCCGTTCCGCGAACAACCGCCTCACCTCGATCGCCCTTGCTATCAATCCCGCCTCTGACGGCCTCAAGTCTCGCCATTCGGTCTTTAAGATCGGTGTCAATTTGCACAAGATCCAGTTCAAGCCTACCGAGCTGGAGTTTGTGGGCATCATAGGGCAATTTGCGCAAGGCGCCGTAAAGCCGGCGCCGCCCTGCTGGCGTCAGGTCCTTGTCGAGTTCATCGGCAAGCCGCAGAAAGCGCAGTTCGGCCGGGCCAAGGAGCCTTTGAACCACGTTCCCCACCTTCTTTTGCCGGGCGTAAATGACACCTGTGTCAACCGCCTTGTTCAGCATCGCCGGAGTTCTGCCGAGGACATAGCCTGCTTCGCTTAGCGTAAAATTCTGGACTTGGGACAAGCGCCACTCCTTCATCAATCCATCCCAATATAGGGATGAATTAGACACTGTGCAAGCTAGTAAGGCATCACACCACGATGTGGTGATCTGTCCGACAAGAACAACAGCGGTATATCGGTCGGGTTGTAAGCAATCTGGATATACCAATTCAACAAATGGATATCTCCGCAGTCTACCAGCCCAAGGCCGCTACTATTTCTTTGCAAAACCGGTACAAAGTCGTCATCAAAATTGCATGTTCCAGTGTTTATCGAAAGCCGATAACGAGAACGATCGATAACAAACCCTGGACGGAGAGCCGATTCATGATCCCAGCAGCCCCTTCTGACATCGACAAGGCTAAAGCCATCGAGGCGTTGCTGATCCGGCCGATCGATCTTTTACCCAAGGCAGTCGGCGACCCAATCTGCCCTTTTGCCATCGGCATCTGGACCGATCTTCGAGCGCTCCTGAAACCAGACACCTCTGTTATCTCGCTTCGGCGCGCGGTTTCTGCCTACACGCATTCAAAACG
The Rhizobium lusitanum DNA segment above includes these coding regions:
- a CDS encoding inositol monophosphatase family protein; amino-acid sequence: MREQPDILIGFAQDLAEIACRRLQACAANPVDMRTKGDSSPVTDLDLEIERAMRERILDRYPCHGILGEEYGAERIGADIVWVLDPIDGTAHFIAGVPLFGTLIAITRGGQPWIGLVDIPMTGDRWIGIAGEWATRNGKIARTRTCRSLSRAFMSCSNPDMQSAAEASQFLRVKKSVAYTLYGASSFAFGALASGRTDLAVDAGLGTHDIMAPCAIISGAGGAMTDWKGEALRLGSSGQTIAVGDRNRLLDIVALLQRA
- a CDS encoding transposase produces the protein MVDESNTGLVAAVVGTDPEVKTPTAKKPRSPRRQKTTAESVRPVAKAIAAKVPTAKSSRSSEQERAEKLKLIETQVAAGTSSLKDAIKSASISEQTYYNWKRTLRPLDQEQEKPAPAGDELADLVQLEQENQRLRKILAEKLRAENAELRKRLGLD
- a CDS encoding IS3 family transposase (programmed frameshift), giving the protein MQRRIFSREYKLEAVKLVRERGVAVAQAARDLDVHENVLRKWVREYGDDPSQSFPGKGQMKPEQLEIERLRREVAKLKAERDILKKGRSLLCQGRDMKFAFVAKHRSIWPVAWLCEVLGVSRSGFHAWFNRSPSEHARHDEVLLERIKQSFQSSDRTYGARRVWHDVLEEGLSCGLHRIERLMRLNALRARPRRRGLPKDAGDRAVIMPNVLDRQFVAERPNQKWVADFTYIWTAEGWLYVAAVIDLFSRRVVGWSMNANMTAQLVTDALIMAIWRRGKPDALLHHSDQGSQYTSEQFQRLMGDHSITCSMSRSGNVWDNAAMESFFSSLKTERTARKVYRTRNDARADVFDYIERFYNPKRRHSTLGYLSPNDFETKVGLA
- a CDS encoding DUF433 domain-containing protein, which translates into the protein MKEWRLSQVQNFTLSEAGYVLGRTPAMLNKAVDTGVIYARQKKVGNVVQRLLGPAELRFLRLADELDKDLTPAGRRRLYGALRKLPYDAHKLQLGRLELDLVQIDTDLKDRMARLEAVRGGIDSKGDRGEAVVRGTAISAHLIAALTRDEGVDAVLVDFPSMTRDQVEAAVEYAKAYPKRGRPYPTKSLKTTLAALANAGAFDDWPAAGLSDTRLS
- a CDS encoding ProQ/FinO family protein, with product MDISAVYQPKAATISLQNRYKVVIKIACSSVYRKPITRTIDNKPWTESRFMIPAAPSDIDKAKAIEALLIRPIDLLPKAVGDPICPFAIGIWTDLRALLKPDTSVISLRRAVSAYTHSKRYFLACAQPDAFRHDIDGNAVAPNAEEHRMAAQLAFSKLNKSSSDTPAPPPQPTTESPEISRAAQIRAGLLGRSKPKAADSNPSSAQ